From the genome of Leptospira andrefontaineae, one region includes:
- a CDS encoding TIGR04452 family lipoprotein, translating to MKRIYIIMLIILFIANCIAVDTLGLTDTYKGDVAKDKLLAAAKIGDYMTANSYFTKQGYTGSELDSYVIAQVILASFVDEAVFGLDESKYYKKKDVDHCAKAIQSFGVVLDQDSFSTFLSNRTCNLSPNDMFLDRNIGKSSNSGK from the coding sequence ATGAAACGAATCTATATCATAATGTTGATCATACTTTTTATTGCGAACTGTATCGCAGTAGATACATTAGGATTAACTGATACTTACAAAGGAGATGTTGCAAAAGATAAATTATTAGCCGCTGCAAAAATAGGGGACTATATGACTGCGAACTCGTATTTTACAAAGCAGGGTTATACCGGATCAGAGTTGGATTCTTATGTGATTGCACAGGTTATATTGGCTTCCTTTGTAGATGAGGCGGTTTTTGGTTTGGATGAATCAAAGTATTATAAAAAGAAAGACGTGGATCATTGTGCCAAAGCCATCCAAAGTTTCGGGGTCGTTCTTGATCAAGACTCTTTTTCGACGTTCTTGAGCAATCGAACTTGTAATTTAAGTCCGAATGATATGTTTCTAGATAGAAATATTGGTAAAAGTTCGAATA